From the Paenibacillus sp. FSL H8-0548 genome, one window contains:
- a CDS encoding peptidylprolyl isomerase: MLFKNKRLGMMLLLTLTLLIVVSGCGGGSKTNNNTGAAAPTEAPTETPAAEGPELLGSDKHPVVTMELSNDKIIKLELYPEVAPNTVQNFISLVNKGFYDGLIFHRVIPDFMIQGGDPDGIGSGGPGYSIPGEFSSNRFENKLKHTRGVLSMARSSSPDSAGSQFFIMVADSPSLDNEYAAFGKVTEGMDAVDEIVNQKKNANDRPDTPISMKKVTVDTLGMTFDEPQKAN, from the coding sequence ATGTTATTTAAAAACAAACGTCTTGGAATGATGCTACTTTTAACACTTACTTTGCTCATCGTAGTTTCAGGCTGCGGCGGCGGCAGCAAAACGAACAACAACACTGGGGCGGCGGCGCCAACTGAAGCACCGACGGAAACACCAGCAGCGGAAGGTCCTGAGCTACTTGGATCGGACAAGCACCCCGTTGTTACGATGGAGCTAAGCAATGACAAAATCATCAAGCTCGAGCTTTATCCTGAAGTGGCACCCAATACCGTTCAAAACTTTATTTCTCTCGTTAATAAAGGATTTTATGACGGCCTCATCTTCCACCGCGTCATCCCAGACTTCATGATTCAAGGCGGCGATCCCGATGGCATCGGGTCTGGTGGTCCAGGCTACAGCATCCCTGGTGAGTTCAGCAGCAACCGCTTTGAGAACAAGCTAAAGCACACACGCGGCGTTCTCTCTATGGCTCGCTCGAGTTCCCCAGACTCTGCAGGCTCGCAATTTTTCATCATGGTTGCCGATTCTCCATCGCTCGATAACGAATATGCAGCTTTCGGAAAAGTAACTGAGGGCATGGATGCAGTTGATGAAATCGTTAATCAGAAGAAGAACGCGAATGACAGACCCGATACACCGATATCGATGAAAAAGGTTACAGTAGACACGCTTGGCATGACTTTCGATGAACCCCAAAAAGCTAATTAA
- a CDS encoding sporulation protein Cse60 produces the protein MIQVKEFIDTDTVFAEKRANEFLAELQDDQIINICYGSMIKTATSGNTYQRSTILVVYKQNRE, from the coding sequence ATGATACAGGTTAAAGAGTTTATCGATACGGATACTGTTTTTGCAGAAAAAAGAGCAAATGAATTTTTGGCAGAACTGCAGGATGACCAAATCATCAATATTTGCTACGGCTCCATGATCAAAACAGCCACATCCGGCAACACCTATCAACGCAGCACGATATTGGTTGTTTATAAACAAAACCGAGAATAG
- a CDS encoding aliphatic sulfonate ABC transporter substrate-binding protein: protein MKKQLRWLSAAIIILAVFISGCAAKDNKESGNAKDGADKYKDLTVTIGYQGSGGLFGKAIEEKWFEEEFDKLGVKVEFAEFQSGPPMTEAMASNRLDFAGLGNMPIIAAQAADIKFTVISQALEGKNNVAIIVPKDSDIQTVADLKGKKVSVAKGSNAYNFLYRGLESAGLKSTDLEIIPLQPDEAQPAFESGKIDAWATWDPNITLNTLQDKARVLADGEQLGVLSPSYYIARKQFADDYPELVTLYLKVLDKALTWENDNWDEAIERYAAERNVPAAIIEAIFKRSKSISIPVTDEIIAEQQKTADFQFEIKSIRKKIDVSEVFDNSFIEEALK, encoded by the coding sequence ATGAAGAAGCAATTACGTTGGCTTTCAGCAGCAATTATTATACTGGCGGTGTTTATAAGCGGATGCGCAGCCAAAGACAACAAGGAAAGCGGCAATGCTAAGGACGGGGCTGACAAGTACAAGGATTTGACTGTTACTATTGGTTATCAGGGCAGTGGCGGTTTGTTTGGCAAAGCGATTGAGGAAAAATGGTTTGAAGAGGAATTTGATAAGCTGGGCGTAAAAGTGGAATTTGCTGAATTCCAAAGTGGACCGCCTATGACGGAAGCGATGGCTTCCAATCGACTTGATTTCGCTGGACTTGGCAATATGCCGATTATTGCTGCTCAAGCAGCGGATATTAAGTTCACTGTCATTTCTCAAGCGCTTGAAGGTAAAAACAATGTCGCGATCATTGTACCAAAGGATAGCGATATTCAAACCGTAGCTGATTTGAAGGGCAAGAAGGTATCTGTTGCGAAAGGCAGCAACGCTTACAATTTTCTGTATCGCGGTTTGGAGTCAGCGGGCCTGAAATCGACGGATTTAGAAATTATTCCACTGCAGCCTGATGAGGCTCAGCCGGCATTCGAATCCGGTAAAATTGACGCGTGGGCTACTTGGGACCCGAATATCACGCTTAATACATTGCAGGATAAAGCTAGAGTACTTGCCGATGGCGAGCAGCTAGGTGTATTGTCTCCATCGTACTACATCGCTAGAAAGCAATTCGCTGATGATTATCCAGAACTTGTAACGTTATACCTGAAGGTGCTGGATAAAGCATTAACGTGGGAAAATGACAACTGGGATGAAGCGATTGAACGTTATGCGGCAGAACGCAATGTTCCGGCTGCAATCATCGAGGCGATCTTCAAACGCTCGAAATCTATCAGCATTCCGGTGACGGATGAGATCATTGCTGAGCAGCAAAAAACGGCCGACTTCCAATTTGAAATTAAATCGATCCGCAAAAAAATAGACGTATCTGAGGTTTTTGACAACAGCTTTATCGAAGAGGCGTTGAAGTAA
- a CDS encoding LLM class flavin-dependent oxidoreductase produces the protein MGKRHEQLHLGAFIYYAGHHHAGWRHPDSGVEGMFDVKFYRELAQTAERGKMDMIFFADLLYATNVSQAVAGMLEPVTLLSALSAATEKIGLTATVSTTYNEPYNVARKFSSLDHISGGRAGWNIVTSQLDIEAHNYGKPEHPEHGLRYEMAREFVDVVTRLWDSWEDGALVLDRQSGQFADEAKVKPVDYSGRWYSTKGPLNVPRSPQGYPVLIQAGSSDPGQDFAASSGEVIFTAQQSLESAKVFYESVNSKLGGYGRKRGSMKIMPGLSPVLGATEEEAQQRFQQLQELIPDSAIVGFLSGFLSFDISGYSLEEQLPDIPDPVGASNGMKSRVQLIMDMARREQLSMRELGRRILGARGHLQFVGTPEKLADLMQHWFEEYGCDGFNIMAPVLPGGLDDFVDQVVPILQQRGLFRKDYTGNTLREHLGLERPSEDHFRKARPVAQEQA, from the coding sequence ATGGGGAAACGGCACGAGCAACTCCATCTGGGAGCTTTTATATATTATGCAGGACATCACCATGCGGGCTGGAGACATCCGGATTCAGGAGTAGAAGGGATGTTCGACGTAAAGTTTTATCGCGAATTGGCACAGACCGCGGAGCGGGGCAAGATGGATATGATTTTTTTCGCGGATTTATTGTATGCGACTAATGTCAGTCAGGCTGTAGCGGGTATGCTGGAGCCGGTTACGCTGTTGTCAGCTCTTTCCGCAGCGACGGAGAAGATTGGGCTGACTGCAACGGTATCGACTACTTATAATGAGCCGTACAATGTAGCGCGTAAATTTTCTTCGCTTGATCATATTAGCGGCGGGCGAGCAGGCTGGAACATTGTAACCTCACAGCTTGATATCGAGGCTCATAACTACGGCAAGCCTGAGCATCCAGAGCATGGGCTTCGGTATGAAATGGCACGTGAATTCGTTGATGTGGTCACGCGGTTATGGGATAGCTGGGAGGATGGCGCGCTTGTGCTGGATCGTCAGAGCGGACAATTTGCTGACGAGGCGAAGGTGAAGCCGGTAGACTACAGCGGTCGATGGTATTCGACGAAGGGGCCGTTAAATGTACCGAGATCGCCGCAGGGCTATCCGGTGCTCATTCAAGCGGGTTCATCTGATCCAGGCCAGGATTTTGCGGCGAGCAGCGGCGAGGTTATTTTCACAGCACAGCAGTCGCTGGAATCGGCCAAAGTTTTTTATGAAAGTGTAAACAGCAAGCTCGGCGGCTATGGAAGAAAGCGCGGCAGCATGAAAATTATGCCTGGCCTGTCTCCGGTGCTCGGAGCGACTGAGGAAGAGGCGCAGCAGCGCTTTCAGCAGCTGCAGGAGTTGATTCCCGACTCAGCTATTGTCGGCTTCCTATCTGGCTTCCTTAGCTTCGACATAAGCGGCTATTCGCTCGAGGAGCAGCTGCCAGACATTCCTGACCCTGTTGGTGCTTCCAATGGGATGAAGAGCCGCGTGCAGCTCATTATGGATATGGCGCGCAGGGAGCAGCTATCCATGCGGGAGCTAGGAAGACGGATACTTGGTGCAAGGGGGCATTTGCAATTTGTGGGCACGCCTGAGAAGCTGGCGGATCTGATGCAGCATTGGTTTGAAGAATATGGCTGCGACGGGTTTAATATTATGGCGCCTGTACTTCCCGGCGGCCTTGATGACTTCGTTGATCAAGTTGTACCGATTTTGCAGCAGCGGGGCCTGTTCCGCAAGGATTATACAGGAAATACGCTTCGCGAGCATCTTGGCCTAGAGCGTCCGAGCGAGGATCATTTCCGCAAAGCGCGTCCTGTAGCGCAGGAGCAAGCGTAG
- a CDS encoding ABC transporter permease, with amino-acid sequence MLPQRIQAEKRRQPSRFSIQSVNVLLGVLLPVILLAVWQIAGMMGKLNPTLLPTPGVIVQEFISLTASGELLRHLEISTWRALLGFLLGGGLGLAAGLWVGFSYKTERLIDPSLQMLRTLPHLAVAPLFILWFGFDETSKVLLIAKGAFFPMYVNTFLGIRSVDGKLFDVARVLQFSRWQMISKLVLPASLPNIFLGLRLSIGVAWLGLVVAEMMGSSSGIGYLINDARYFSITSVVFVGIIVFALVGKVTDSLVKLLERRLLRWQDSYRGGDAS; translated from the coding sequence ATGCTGCCACAGCGTATCCAGGCAGAGAAGCGCAGGCAGCCAAGCCGCTTCTCCATACAGTCGGTGAATGTTTTGCTAGGTGTGCTGCTGCCGGTCATTCTGCTTGCCGTATGGCAAATCGCAGGCATGATGGGCAAGCTTAACCCGACGCTATTGCCAACGCCAGGCGTTATTGTGCAGGAATTTATAAGTTTGACCGCCTCGGGCGAGCTGCTTCGGCATCTAGAAATTTCTACTTGGCGTGCATTGCTTGGTTTCTTGCTTGGCGGTGGACTTGGGCTTGCAGCCGGGCTTTGGGTAGGCTTTTCCTATAAGACAGAGCGGTTGATTGATCCATCGTTGCAAATGCTTCGTACACTGCCGCATCTGGCCGTGGCTCCTTTGTTCATTTTGTGGTTTGGGTTTGATGAGACGTCGAAAGTATTGTTAATTGCAAAAGGAGCGTTTTTCCCGATGTATGTGAATACATTTCTCGGTATTCGCTCGGTTGATGGAAAGCTCTTTGATGTAGCGCGTGTATTGCAGTTCAGCCGCTGGCAAATGATTAGCAAGCTGGTGCTCCCGGCATCGCTTCCGAATATTTTTCTCGGTTTGAGGCTCTCCATCGGCGTTGCGTGGCTCGGACTCGTTGTAGCGGAAATGATGGGGTCCAGCTCAGGCATTGGTTATTTGATCAACGATGCACGTTATTTCTCGATTACATCCGTAGTATTCGTCGGCATTATCGTATTTGCACTCGTAGGCAAGGTGACGGACTCTCTTGTGAAGCTGCTGGAGAGAAGATTGCTGAGATGGCAGGACAGCTATAGAGGGGGAGATGCATCATGA
- a CDS encoding ABC transporter ATP-binding protein, with product MAAEMLVVHELNKTFPAPSGDVIALSRIGLQVKQGEFITIIGPSGCGKSTLLKIVAGLDTRYEGTVLLNGKPIDGPSIEKGFIFQEPRLFPWLTVEKNIAANLSLRKPEVRRRVDELIELVRLKGFEQSYPRELSGGMAQRVAIARALLRSPDILLLDEPFGALDAFTRSHMQEVLLDIWQKNRTTMLFVTHDLDEAVFLGDRVVIMNPRPGHIRSILPIDLPYPRKRSGIAFQELRHKVLGEFEKVEGPSIDEGAGI from the coding sequence ATGGCTGCAGAAATGCTCGTTGTTCATGAGCTTAACAAAACGTTCCCGGCACCATCCGGCGATGTTATCGCATTAAGCCGGATTGGACTTCAGGTGAAGCAGGGAGAATTCATTACGATTATTGGACCGAGCGGCTGCGGCAAAAGTACACTTCTCAAAATTGTGGCCGGACTTGATACGCGTTATGAAGGAACGGTGCTGCTGAACGGAAAACCAATTGACGGACCCAGCATTGAGAAAGGGTTTATTTTTCAAGAGCCCCGGCTGTTTCCTTGGCTTACGGTGGAGAAGAACATTGCGGCGAACCTGTCGCTGCGCAAGCCCGAGGTGCGGAGGCGCGTAGATGAGCTAATTGAGCTCGTTCGATTGAAAGGCTTCGAGCAATCGTACCCGCGCGAGCTGTCAGGCGGTATGGCACAGCGTGTAGCTATAGCAAGGGCATTGCTTCGCAGTCCTGATATTTTGCTGCTTGATGAACCATTTGGCGCACTGGATGCTTTCACTAGATCGCATATGCAAGAGGTGCTGCTCGATATTTGGCAGAAAAATCGTACGACGATGCTGTTCGTAACGCATGACTTGGATGAGGCGGTATTTTTGGGAGATCGAGTCGTAATTATGAATCCGCGTCCGGGACATATTCGAAGTATTTTGCCGATTGATTTGCCTTATCCGAGGAAGAGATCAGGAATCGCATTTCAGGAGCTGCGCCATAAGGTGCTGGGTGAATTTGAAAAGGTCGAAGGGCCATCTATTGATGAGGGTGCGGGTATCTAA
- a CDS encoding TetR/AcrR family transcriptional regulator → MSPRNVEKDTLMREKRMQHILDCALRVMAVNGFQLTSIQDIASEANVSVGNVYHYFSSKEEIFSEVLRTGQTSYGKYVSEIAAMDVDPVTKLRVIMSFWLSMRTNWAFTILMHTARLSESTPPDIKKAITDRFTANLNPVAAIMQEGIERGVIIDEDPVQLAFYFVSLIQGLTLQRPPDYEVPVDMNVDAMIRLFVVKENHKSSSKKMLTKHGPYCKISNITNRILIRLVKADNKWTDRPDDWRFNVRVE, encoded by the coding sequence GTGTCACCGAGAAATGTGGAGAAAGATACACTCATGCGCGAGAAACGTATGCAGCACATCCTTGATTGTGCGCTAAGAGTCATGGCCGTTAACGGGTTTCAGTTAACGAGCATACAGGATATTGCAAGTGAAGCGAATGTCAGCGTCGGCAATGTCTATCACTATTTTTCATCAAAGGAAGAAATTTTTAGCGAGGTTTTGCGGACGGGACAGACGAGCTACGGTAAATATGTTTCAGAGATTGCGGCGATGGATGTAGATCCGGTTACCAAGCTGAGGGTCATCATGTCCTTTTGGCTGTCGATGCGTACGAATTGGGCATTTACGATATTGATGCATACGGCCAGATTGTCGGAATCGACCCCGCCGGACATAAAAAAAGCAATTACCGATCGCTTTACCGCCAACTTGAATCCAGTAGCGGCTATTATGCAGGAGGGCATTGAGCGAGGAGTCATTATAGATGAGGACCCTGTGCAGCTAGCCTTCTATTTTGTGAGTTTAATTCAAGGCTTGACGCTGCAGCGCCCGCCTGATTATGAGGTTCCTGTTGATATGAACGTCGATGCTATGATTCGTCTATTTGTAGTGAAGGAAAATCATAAATCCAGCTCGAAAAAAATGTTGACAAAACATGGTCCGTACTGCAAAATAAGCAACATAACAAACCGAATACTGATTCGACTTGTGAAAGCCGATAATAAATGGACTGATCGACCAGACGACTGGAGATTTAACGTTCGTGTTGAATAG
- a CDS encoding asparaginase domain-containing protein, with translation MTIRNHPFTAKKLFIPLLIAALLSTILTSYASPVRAEAEALVLPTFDIPALSEEHKTSPLPNVIVVATGGTLAGKARDNDPTNFQNYAAGTFLMSDLVNQLPNKGKIADVATYQFGNKGSGGYTMKELYNLSLAVDAALEIYDSAVVTTGTDTMEEIAYFLDLTVQSEKPVVVTGAMRPWDVIGTDGPANLYQAIKVAGSGKTKWFGTVVMLNDVIHAAREVTKSNSHRMDTFETPMFGALGYVDDPAVRIYRLNARALKAGRADWATPFNLKLISSDKLPLVEIVYSYQEASGGAIRALVEDGAKGIVTAGTGAAGISSKMSAARTAAIKDHGVTFVSTTRTGSGTITGGGNGIIAGDNLNAQHARIMLMLSLAFSDDFNQLKSWFETVGTQDISIDAGETPVTPTPTPTTPSTGNGGSGGSNVGQVTIGAGSSGTLGLDDSITVSIPAGATKEQMQLSIAKLTGTAGIVDSSSQLVSSIFEILKTVSDNFLIPATLTFKFDTTLVKEGQTASVFYYDEAKKQWVEMGGTVKGDQITVDTDHFTKFAVFAVDKEDEAAASFTDIAGHWAEAAIKEAVAAGIVKGYVDGTFKPNQTVTRAEFSVMLMGALKAEGEGAALTFTDQAKIAAWAKEAVALAVKAEIIGGYPDGSFRPSDNILRMEMVSMIAKGAGLTLESDAATSFADDKDIPAWAKSAVKAVSDKGIIQGRTGNVFAPKATASRADAITVIMNMLEKSE, from the coding sequence ATGACTATACGAAATCATCCATTTACGGCTAAGAAACTTTTCATTCCTCTCCTCATTGCAGCACTTCTCAGCACGATTTTGACTAGCTATGCCAGTCCAGTTCGTGCCGAGGCGGAAGCGCTCGTACTGCCGACCTTCGACATTCCGGCGTTGTCTGAGGAGCATAAGACTTCTCCGCTGCCTAATGTTATCGTGGTAGCAACGGGCGGTACGCTGGCAGGCAAGGCGAGAGATAATGATCCAACCAATTTTCAAAATTACGCAGCAGGCACATTTTTAATGTCTGATTTAGTGAACCAGCTCCCGAATAAAGGAAAAATAGCCGATGTGGCTACCTATCAATTTGGCAACAAAGGTTCAGGCGGTTATACGATGAAAGAACTGTATAATTTATCTCTTGCTGTAGATGCTGCTCTAGAAATTTATGACAGCGCCGTTGTTACAACGGGAACGGACACGATGGAGGAGATTGCTTACTTCCTTGATTTGACGGTTCAGAGTGAGAAGCCGGTAGTGGTCACAGGTGCTATGAGGCCTTGGGACGTTATCGGTACAGATGGTCCAGCCAACCTGTATCAAGCCATTAAGGTTGCGGGTAGCGGCAAGACCAAATGGTTTGGTACGGTCGTTATGCTGAATGATGTTATCCATGCGGCACGCGAGGTAACGAAATCCAACTCGCATCGTATGGATACGTTTGAAACGCCGATGTTCGGTGCACTCGGCTACGTTGATGATCCAGCAGTGCGGATTTATCGGTTAAATGCTAGGGCGTTAAAGGCAGGACGAGCGGACTGGGCAACGCCATTTAACTTGAAGCTGATTTCAAGCGATAAGCTTCCGCTGGTTGAAATTGTTTACAGTTATCAAGAAGCGAGCGGCGGAGCGATTCGTGCGTTGGTTGAGGATGGAGCCAAAGGGATCGTAACTGCAGGGACGGGTGCGGCGGGGATTTCGTCGAAAATGAGTGCAGCACGTACCGCAGCGATCAAGGACCATGGCGTAACGTTTGTATCAACGACAAGAACTGGCTCAGGCACGATTACTGGGGGAGGCAACGGCATTATTGCCGGAGATAACTTAAATGCACAGCATGCTCGCATTATGCTTATGCTGTCCTTGGCTTTCTCGGATGATTTCAACCAGCTCAAAAGCTGGTTCGAAACGGTAGGAACTCAGGATATTTCAATCGATGCAGGGGAAACTCCTGTAACACCAACGCCAACACCGACGACTCCTTCGACAGGAAATGGCGGCTCAGGCGGATCGAATGTTGGTCAGGTGACGATCGGGGCTGGCAGTTCTGGCACTTTGGGGTTGGATGACAGTATCACGGTATCTATACCTGCCGGGGCTACGAAGGAGCAGATGCAGCTTTCCATTGCAAAGCTGACGGGCACAGCTGGGATTGTAGATTCCTCCAGTCAGCTGGTATCGTCGATTTTTGAAATACTGAAGACGGTCTCGGATAATTTCTTAATTCCAGCGACACTGACCTTTAAGTTTGATACCACGCTTGTTAAAGAGGGTCAAACGGCATCCGTATTCTACTACGATGAGGCGAAGAAGCAGTGGGTTGAAATGGGTGGCACAGTAAAAGGTGACCAAATTACGGTAGACACCGATCATTTCACTAAATTCGCCGTGTTTGCAGTAGATAAGGAAGATGAAGCAGCGGCTTCGTTTACGGACATTGCAGGACACTGGGCAGAGGCTGCGATTAAAGAAGCAGTAGCTGCCGGTATTGTGAAAGGTTATGTTGACGGCACATTTAAACCGAACCAAACGGTTACACGTGCAGAATTTTCCGTGATGCTGATGGGTGCATTGAAAGCGGAGGGCGAAGGCGCAGCGCTTACCTTTACCGATCAGGCAAAAATTGCAGCATGGGCTAAGGAGGCTGTTGCTCTGGCTGTCAAAGCAGAAATTATTGGCGGGTATCCAGACGGCAGCTTCCGGCCAAGCGATAATATTTTGCGAATGGAAATGGTATCAATGATTGCGAAGGGAGCGGGACTGACCTTAGAGTCTGATGCCGCAACAAGCTTCGCTGATGACAAGGACATTCCTGCTTGGGCGAAAAGCGCAGTCAAGGCTGTTAGCGACAAAGGTATTATTCAAGGCCGCACAGGCAATGTTTTTGCTCCAAAAGCTACAGCTTCGAGAGCGGATGCGATCACCGTTATTATGAATATGCTCGAAAAAAGCGAATAA
- a CDS encoding ABC transporter permease — protein MSEQAIDKKTTAPVAGGDWLGRIPKPLHGWIIPLLIVAVWQVVSGMGVLSETLLPSPLAILKSFADLGASGELFEHLGISIYRAGLGFLLGGTIGLLLGLSSGLGKVVEKTLDPSLQMLRTVPLLSVIPLFILWFGIGEFSKVLLIGLGAFFPVYVNTFLGIRSTDVKLYEVSRIFQYTKLQQVTKLIIPSALPNILLGVRLSLGVSWLLLVVAEMMGTSAGIGYMIQDARAYSETEIVFVGIIIFAVVGKLSDSAVRLLEAKWLRWRDTYKG, from the coding sequence ATGAGCGAGCAAGCGATTGATAAGAAAACGACTGCTCCGGTAGCTGGCGGGGACTGGCTCGGTCGTATTCCGAAGCCGCTTCATGGCTGGATTATTCCGCTCCTTATTGTTGCCGTATGGCAGGTGGTCTCTGGGATGGGAGTGCTGTCTGAGACGCTATTGCCGTCTCCCCTTGCTATATTGAAGAGCTTTGCAGATCTCGGGGCCAGCGGGGAATTGTTCGAGCATCTGGGTATCAGTATATATCGTGCAGGCTTAGGCTTCCTTCTTGGCGGTACAATCGGCCTTCTGCTCGGCTTATCCTCGGGACTTGGCAAGGTAGTAGAGAAGACGCTTGATCCATCGCTGCAAATGCTGCGCACCGTACCTTTACTCTCGGTTATTCCGCTTTTTATATTGTGGTTTGGCATTGGCGAGTTCTCGAAAGTATTGCTGATTGGATTGGGTGCGTTTTTCCCGGTATACGTCAATACATTTCTAGGTATTCGCAGCACCGATGTGAAGCTGTATGAGGTGTCCCGTATTTTTCAATACACAAAGCTTCAGCAGGTGACTAAGCTCATTATCCCATCTGCGCTTCCGAATATTTTATTAGGTGTAAGGCTGTCTCTAGGGGTGTCTTGGCTGCTGCTTGTTGTGGCTGAAATGATGGGGACGAGCGCCGGGATTGGCTATATGATTCAGGATGCGCGCGCTTATTCAGAAACGGAAATTGTGTTCGTCGGCATTATTATATTCGCGGTTGTTGGCAAATTATCGGATTCGGCTGTTCGTTTGCTGGAAGCTAAGTGGCTGCGCTGGCGCGACACGTACAAAGGGTAA
- a CDS encoding asparaginase: protein MTQMVKSEFAKKVLIPLLVLSLLAAMVGVLVKTDFVRAEEAPQLPSFDIPALTSEHQSSSLPNVIVVATGGTLAGKARNDDPTNFQNYAAGTFLMADLVAQLPNKGKIADVSTYQFGNKGSGGYTIKELYDLSLAVDAALEIYDSAVVTTGTDTMEEIAYFLDLTVRSEKPVVVTGAMRPWDVIGTDGPANLYQAIKVAGSAKTKWFGTVVMLNDTIYAAREVTKTNAHRNDTFDAPMFGALGYVDDPAVRIYRAPARALKAGTAEWASPFDLTTISKDSLPMVEIVYNYQEASGGAIRGLVEDGAKGIVTAGTGAGGISSKLGAARTKAISENGVVFVSTTRTGSGSVYDGGTGNVIGGDNLNAAHARMMLLLSLAFTNDVSKIRDWFTTFGTQDVEISVDANTVLSTSVEEVIAEPVVIEPTPEVEIPVATDAPTEPVTVEPTPEAAPVTP from the coding sequence ATGACACAAATGGTGAAAAGCGAGTTTGCAAAAAAGGTTCTTATTCCGCTATTGGTTCTTTCGCTGCTTGCAGCAATGGTTGGAGTACTGGTAAAAACTGATTTTGTTCGGGCGGAAGAGGCACCGCAGCTTCCTAGTTTTGATATTCCGGCCCTTACCTCAGAACATCAGTCATCAAGTCTCCCAAATGTTATCGTTGTCGCAACGGGAGGAACGCTAGCTGGCAAAGCTAGAAATGATGATCCTACCAATTTTCAAAACTACGCGGCAGGCACTTTCTTAATGGCAGATTTGGTTGCTCAGCTCCCGAATAAAGGTAAAATTGCTGATGTGTCTACTTATCAATTTGGCAATAAAGGTTCAGGTGGTTACACGATTAAAGAATTGTATGATCTCTCGCTTGCAGTTGATGCAGCGCTTGAAATTTACGACAGCGCCGTTGTAACGACGGGAACAGATACGATGGAAGAGATTGCTTACTTCCTTGACTTGACGGTTCGCAGTGAAAAACCGGTTGTTGTCACAGGTGCTATGAGGCCTTGGGACGTTATTGGAACAGACGGGCCTGCCAATCTCTATCAAGCGATTAAAGTAGCAGGCAGCGCCAAAACCAAATGGTTTGGTACCGTAGTTATGCTGAATGATACGATTTATGCGGCTCGTGAAGTGACGAAAACAAATGCACACCGCAATGATACATTTGATGCTCCGATGTTTGGTGCACTTGGTTATGTTGATGATCCAGCTGTACGTATTTATCGTGCTCCTGCAAGAGCGCTAAAAGCAGGCACAGCGGAATGGGCATCACCGTTCGACCTTACAACAATCTCCAAGGACAGCTTACCGATGGTAGAAATCGTATATAACTATCAAGAAGCAAGCGGAGGCGCTATTCGTGGATTGGTAGAGGACGGCGCGAAAGGGATTGTAACCGCAGGTACTGGCGCAGGCGGTATTTCATCTAAGCTCGGCGCAGCACGTACAAAGGCGATATCAGAAAATGGTGTTGTATTCGTTTCAACAACAAGAACGGGTTCAGGTTCTGTTTATGATGGTGGAACCGGCAATGTGATTGGCGGAGACAACCTCAACGCTGCTCATGCTCGTATGATGCTGCTGCTTTCACTGGCATTCACAAATGACGTAAGTAAAATTAGAGATTGGTTTACGACTTTCGGTACACAGGATGTAGAAATTTCGGTTGATGCAAATACAGTTTTGAGCACATCTGTAGAAGAGGTGATCGCTGAGCCTGTAGTAATTGAGCCTACCCCTGAAGTTGAAATTCCTGTTGCTACGGATGCTCCTACAGAGCCAGTCACTGTAGAGCCAACGCCTGAAGCAGCACCAGTAACGCCATAA